In Candidatus Thermoplasmatota archaeon, the genomic stretch GGCCGGCCGGCTGGGCGTGACCTTCATCAGGTTCGAGGACAAGGAGAAGCCAAAGGTCGATGAGAAGGGCGGCAAGCTCGAGGTCAAAGTGAAGGACGAGGACACTGGCAAGGAGATCACCTTGAGACCAGACTATCTCGTCCTAGCGAGCGGCACGAGGGCACAGCCGGACGCCGGGTCTTTGGCCCCGATGTGCAAGGTGCCTCAGACGAAGGAAGGATTCTTCCTCGAGGCGCACATGAAGCTCAGGCCTGTGGACTTCGCGACCGAAGGCATATACGTGGCAGGCCTTGCCCATAGCCCCAAGTTCGTGGACGAGAGCATCGCCCAGGCGCTGGCGGCTGTCTCGAGGGCGACGACGATCCTGTCCAAGACGACGCTGGAGGCCGAGGGCATCGTCGCCAGAATAGAAGAGACCCTGTGCGACGGCTGCGCCATCTGTGTCCCGACCTGCGAGTACAAGGCATTGGATGTGGTGGCCGACAAGAAGGACCCGAAGAAGAAGATCGTCGAGGTCAATGTCGGTCTATGCAAGGGTTGCGGTGCGTGCGTGGGCTCGTGCCCTGCTGGGGCGCTGACGCAGATGGGCTACAGTGACTCCCAGATCTACGCCATGATCGATGCGATGTTTGAAGAAGAGAAACCGAAACAGGAGGTGAAGCAATGAGCACGGATGCCACGCACCATGCCGGCACGCACAGCGCTGAGGGCGAGAAGCCTTTCGAACCGAAGCTGCTTGTGTTCTGCTGCAACTGGTGCTCGTACGCGGGCGCGGACCTGGCTGGAGTCAGCAGGCTGCAGATGCCGCCATACTTCAGGACCATCAGGGTCATGTGCTCCGCCAGAGTGGACCCGGAATTCGTCCTGAGGGCCTTCGAGAGGGGAGCGGACGGCGTGCTCGTGGCGGGCTGCCACCCGGCGGACTGCCACTACATAGGCGGGAACTACAGGACCCGCAGGAGGATAGCCCTCCTGAAGATGCTCATCCAGCAGTTCGGGTACGACCCCGACAGGCTGAGGCTCGAGTGGGTCTCCGCAGGCGAGGGTGAGAAGTTCCAGAAGACCATCGTCGAGTTCACGAACACCATCAAGGAACTTGGTGTTTCACCTTTGAGAGGTGGTGAATGAGGATGTCACTCAGGGAGGCCAGGATACGAGCGGCACTGAGGACGGTCGAGGGCGAGAGGGTCAGGTGGCTCCTAGGAAAGAAAGGCGCCCTGCTCACCTCGGGAAACGTTTTCGGCGAGGCCATCTCGGAGCCGAGGTACGATGTCATCGTGCAGAAGGCTGCGGGCGTGGAGCTGGAGAGGAACCTCCTGCTCCAGGAGATGGAGGCTGGGCCGAGGACCGTGCACGAGCTGCACGATGCCACGGGCATCGCGAAGCCACAGATCGTGAAGCACGTGATCGCCCTCAAGAGATGGAGACTGGTCGAGCAGGCAGGCATGAAGGGCCAGTCGCCGCAGTACATGGCATCCCCGAAGAAGGGACAGCCTGAGAAGGGAGAGGTGAACTAACATGGCAGAGAAGATCAAGATCGCACAGTACTGGGGAGCGGGCTGCGGAGGCTGCGACGTCGCGCTCCTGGACATAGACGCGAAGATACTGGATGTCCATGCCATCGCAGAAGTGGTATTCTGGCCCATCGGATTCGATGGGAAGATCAAGGACATCGAGGCGATGCCGGACAAGAGCATCACAGTCAGCTTCTACAACGGCGCCATAAGGAACAGCGA encodes the following:
- a CDS encoding hydrogenase iron-sulfur subunit, yielding MSTDATHHAGTHSAEGEKPFEPKLLVFCCNWCSYAGADLAGVSRLQMPPYFRTIRVMCSARVDPEFVLRAFERGADGVLVAGCHPADCHYIGGNYRTRRRIALLKMLIQQFGYDPDRLRLEWVSAGEGEKFQKTIVEFTNTIKELGVSPLRGGE